ACCAGGAACATCATCGGAGCAGCCATCATCAGACAAGAATCATGAACCCAAGTACAAAGGTGTACGGAAACGAAAATGGGGGAAATGGGTGTCTGAAATCAGACTTCCGAACAGCCGAGAAAGGATATGGTTAGGATCTTTTGATACAGCAGAAAAGGCTGCGCTTGCATTCGATGCTGCTTTGTATTGTCTGCGTGGTCGAGAAGCGAAATTCAACTTCCCTGATAATCCACCAAACATTGCCGGCGGGCAGTCACTGAGTCCACAGGAAATCCAAGTGGTTGCAGCGAGGTTTGCGAATGAAAACTCAAGAATGATAAGGAGTACAACTACTAGCGTAGGTGAATCATCATCATCGCAAGTGATGGATCAGTGCTTGTCGTCATCGTCGGATGGGGCGGCGCAGGTGGATAGTGATACCATAGATTGGTCATCGATTCTGAATGAGTTGGACTCTACTGAGGGAGCTCCGGAGTATGGAATGTATCCAGGGTTGGGCAACCAGTATTATCCATCACAGCCATATGTTTTTGATGATTATCATATCAATAATGGGAATAATGATGACAATCAAAATGGGGATGAGGCTTATTCCCACCAATCATTTCTCTGGaacttttgaagattttcacgGAGAATTTTATCAGGAATCCGGCGAATTTTAGCTGCCGGACTCGCTGATTCCTATTTTTGCATGGTTCATCGAATTAATTATAATACTACCAAGTCTGGCGAGAATTTGATGCCTAGTAGTCACAAGAGGGAAATGGACAAATTTTTTTCCTGTcccatatcaaaattaaatgtaTACATCCAGTTGCGAGATAGATTTATctcctaaaattaaataattgtgtATATTTATAaccctaattttttttttttgagaaattttaCGATTGTAATATCAATATATATTTACGTgtaagaaaaaattactattaaatttttgaatttctataaaatattaaaaaaattaattttgaatcctTGATATTACAAACGATCTATAATTCACTTTActaacattttttttataagttgATCAGTGAATTTcgtcattattttattattttcttgaagtgaaatttattaattcatatttaatttaaaatcacctatttatttaaaaaaaattaaatattttagttgATTTTTCTATGAAAGAAacctttaattaatttatttcagtaTTAATAAGAGAGACTGAATAGGTTTAATTTTAGAAGAAGATTTTGAAACAGAgctgaattaataaattttgtccAAAATTTAAGACCTGAtagtaatttttcaaaatataattttcatttattttttttaattgctaCAAGTTAAATGAAACTTTCAAAAACCCTCTTGTATAAAATTGGGTGAATGTATCCATTCTTCTCATTTTCTCAAAATAAtggtttttttaataatttttctattgcGGGAGTCAATTGAGACCTGGTTTTAGACTTTGGTTCGCCTCTGTTTTGCAGTTTGGAGCTAAATATTTagcttttaatttcaattttcttttataatttatattataatcctttaaatttaataaaatctataatttaagTCTTTCCAAGgctccatttattttataaaaatattttttatatgttttaatatttaaaattgataatcTGAAATCCAAAAATATAGAGTTTTACAAGAATTGTCAGCTTATTATGAGAGGATAATACTTCttcccttttattcttttcttttgtctgtCAGTCAGTAACGTGTAACAGTCTCATcgccattgggccacctgtctctgtcatACGGATACGGACATACGAAAATATCAGATCTCTGCTTCATGTGTAACGGTCATTTAATTTccctgatacgcatgcggatggacccacAAGATGAATGGGCTGACCACCTTTTTTCTTTCGGACCGGGATGGAAGGTGAGATTAGGACTGAAACCCAGAGGAGGTCTGAGCTGCGGGCCGAAAAGACTGGGCCGACCCAATTTGAAAGTTTTAAGAAGGCGTCCGGTCTTAAAATCGAGTGGGCTGGACCTGATTCATGTGGAGGACGTAAAAGCCTTCAAATAAATGGTTGTTGTTATGGGTCAGGTTTCAGACTGAAATAATGAAATCTAGCGGTCATCACTACgacaaaatattttattaatcaaaagaaaaaataaactattttaagaaaaataatattcactattaaaaaaagttattttccactatttaaaatttttattaagacttttttatataaatttgctaataaattttattttttaaattaaacttaaataataaaaaataaattattttattaaaaatattaatttataaaaatttttttatgacagaaaatatttttcaaatataaaatatttttcacaaataaacaaaatctaataataaataatttaatttctaaaactttcaatttattaacaaaataattttttaattaaatttgtcacTGTTAATTGAAAAagtcaattcaaattaaaataattaaattattataaatattaaaattataaaaattaaatggttataaattattaaaataaaaaaaattaaactgttgtaaaaataatatataaaaaagtaaattatagtCAAAAGGTAAATtttaataactattttattaataaaataaaattttaaaataaaattatttattataaaaatgataGAAATTAAACGgtagattttattaaattttaagaaattatgctataatttacttttgtttttttataaaaaaaaatctcatttcCATATCTCTCCAACGTGAGAAAACCTCTATTGTTGGATTCAAATTaccaaaattaattgaattgaattaatttaaaattttaattaaaatttttttattttaatttattttaatttttaattttaattattttaattcaattcagttttaataaaagaaattataaaaatcaatctaaatcgattagtaataataatatattatttttgataatatagagattacactataattaatattaaaatattaaaatttaaagtattaaaataaagtataaaaaataaaaaaaaaactattaaaaagtataaccgattaaactgaattaaatcaaatcgaataaaattaatttgatttaatttattttttcgtcAAAATgaatttggtttaatttttataaatactaaaattttaatttttaatttattcaaattaattcaattttaaaccgaatTAATTGAATACTCACTCCTACTTTTCTATGTTGCGGGatcaaaaaaattttagtatttatgaggTGATTGGCGTCTACACTTGAGGGTGAGTATTcgatcggtttgatttaaaattaaatcgaattgaataaatcaaaaattaaaattttagtatttatgaaaatcaaaccatatcgattttaattaaaaatcaaatcaaattgccCAATCTAGTTTAATTCTGTttgatcaatttgaatttttaataaaatttttattttttacactttatttttaatattttaaaatttaataaaatattttaattttaatataatttaatctttttatattattaaaaataatatactattatcactaatcggttcgattcgatttttttgatttttttctaattaaagccaaaccgaactaaaataactaaaatttttaaaattaaaaatcaatccgaattaaaataaataaaaaatcaaactaaaattttaaattaatttagtttgaacaatttttttagttaaaactAAATTCTGCTCACTCGTATCTATAACTAATTTAACACTTCTTCTAACACTTAagtcaataaattaataaaataaataaatataataaattactgtaaaatatatattttaacttttatatttattattttttatattataaaaaaatataattaattattaaatattttaaaaatttgatcgaTTAagggataaaaaattttataattatagatataataagtatttatttaattatatttattaataataattttttaacctGCTAAAAAAACAGAATCTTGATAAAAAACTTAGATATTATAGTATtggattatatattttttgtcaaTTGCGACGTAAATATGAATGTGACGTCACAGCAGCCTAATGACCCCCACGTGCTAAAAAACACCTTTGCTTTTATTTGGCCCTCCGTTAATTTCTGAATTTCTTCTTCATTCCTCTATTTGAAAtgattaattttaagaaaatttaaatgaactaattttttaaattttatatttaataaaattaaaaatataaaaattcaatttttaaaaatttttatataaaaattaattttaaatatttaaaaataaattttattaaaattgtcaAGATACTaccataaataattttaattaagactATTTGTATCAAAAGTCCTTGAAATcccattttttctttaatttttgtttatttcaacttcaaaattgctttgtgttttttaattaacaactatttatttaaattttaatttaatattaagtattaatatttaatatatttataaataatattaaaaaatttattatattatattattaatttttttaaaaaaatagagttcatcttaatttatatttttgactagtaaaaaatataaaatttaaattttaaatattatggaaatattaataatagtgataaaaaatattttcagtgtaataaaaattattgttattcataaaataaatatttatatttagtgctattatttatattataatcttTCGAGTATGAACttataaaatagaaaagaatACCATATGAGTTATTTTAATAACCTTCGATTATGAGTGAACATTCGGtcgattcagtttaaaattaaattgaatcgaattaaataaatcaaaaattaaaattttactatttataaaaatcaaatcaaactgattttgattaaaaattgaatcgaaccaatcttattcggtttgattttaatttttaataaattttttattttttacttttttatttttaatattttaaaatttaattaaaatattttaattttaatataatctaatttctctgtattattgaaaataacatattatttttactaatcgattcggtttgaattttttaattttttttcggattaaaatcgaatcaaaccaaaataattgaaatttttaaaattaaaagtcaaattaaaccaaaatgaataaataaccgaactgaatttttaaattaattcgattcgatcgattttttgaTTTGAACTGAATATTGCAAATTCTATCTCCTATGCTTAATCTATGTAATGATTGAATTATGAATTAACCATTAGAAATAAACTTTGAATATAATATGAAATTGTAGataaaatagaatataaaattctATCAAATAAATATTCTATTATGATATAGATAATATTCTATtatgattttgattttattaaattatttaaaattatagaatattcaaatatttaaatacttaatgagatttaaattattgagatatgaatttaatatattttaatattgaattatattatttagaataataaaaaatataaattaatttaaatttaatattaatttatttaaaataaatgaattcaattaaattttatatcttaaatttaattaaaaaaatattttatgaattaaattttcattaacagaattcaatttttttttcttataagaaATACATTCAAACAAAACTGTGTTGTATTGTTTGAAGAAAGTCTCCttttttattatagaaaataagttatatataaaaatattatctgTAATAAAATTTGTTATAGGAAAcagattttataaataatatttttgaagaaaataatttattttttatttaattataatttaaaaatagtaaatttatcaACTCAAGTAAATTTTTTGAAGTCTAAAACAtgatttcatattaaaaaataattttttttaatgtaaaaattattttctatttacaatttaatttttattttaatgtgaaaaatattttctatctattaattttttaaatgctgtaaatatttataaatttttacatattttcttttaatgccGAAAAATATTTTGCGGTTTTAgcgtttatttatttatagaaattttaaatatttttcgatTAAATTTTGGGTCAAATAAATTCTATAATTGTGCTAAAAATTTTGACATAATTTATCACATTTGATATAATACGGTAATAGttaaaataagttatgagcCGACATTCGATTACTTAATTATCTCTGCTACTACAAGTTAGCTTAAATAATTaagaataattattattagagGCTGTGcaatttttgatttttaattaaaaattaaattaaattaaattaaataatttaattattcaatttattcggtttattaa
The genomic region above belongs to Manihot esculenta cultivar AM560-2 chromosome 3, M.esculenta_v8, whole genome shotgun sequence and contains:
- the LOC110611162 gene encoding ethylene-responsive transcription factor ERF017, with the translated sequence MVKPGTSSEQPSSDKNHEPKYKGVRKRKWGKWVSEIRLPNSRERIWLGSFDTAEKAALAFDAALYCLRGREAKFNFPDNPPNIAGGQSLSPQEIQVVAARFANENSRMIRSTTTSVGESSSSQVMDQCLSSSSDGAAQVDSDTIDWSSILNELDSTEGAPEYGMYPGLGNQYYPSQPYVFDDYHINNGNNDDNQNGDEAYSHQSFLWNF